One genomic segment of Bifidobacterium breve DSM 20213 = JCM 1192 includes these proteins:
- a CDS encoding tetratricopeptide repeat protein, with protein MAEGNERSGKSYGGGHKGYGDRRPGNRGGKGFKPRGKGGFKPRHDGEGFKPRRREDGEGYAPRRDGDGEGRGGYRKSYGKGGDFHKGGRSGYRGNGPRRDGEGFRPRRDHDGEGFKPRRREDGEGYAPRRDGDGEGRGGYRKSYGKSGGFHKGGYRGNGPRRDDDGFKPRREGGYRSHEGENGENPRYQHRDNDRRDFRRDGDRRDFHRDGDRRDFHRDDRRNDRRDFHRDGDRRNFRRDDRRDNDRRDGYREFSQEEKRQYREEKRSEYMNRPRRNSDGTMSFPSQNPYTDRRPDEPKMPKGMEWSMLSSDERERLRGLSKEHAENIGLHILAAFAQEEDDPQNALEHAKWVARQASRIDFARETLAFIAYRQGDYKLALREFRTAYRMNGFQDYLPFIADCERGLGNPKKAVELALSDEGKALHGSPKVEMFLVYAGALGDLEMWDKAIDVVHAVGRSQGLPGEYRMRAVQAEQYFLEEAGRNKEAEQLNDLLDRLEDQYADEDIDEDSDDVVVDHDLEDITDDSEVMETLGIDPSEAQYAPELEPEESEEPEESEDAEEPEDDEAAEESDVAESDATEESEESDEPAESEESADDAPAEAESEETEE; from the coding sequence ATGGCAGAAGGTAACGAGCGTTCCGGCAAGTCCTACGGCGGCGGCCATAAGGGGTATGGCGATCGCCGACCGGGCAACCGCGGTGGCAAGGGTTTCAAGCCGCGCGGCAAGGGCGGTTTCAAGCCGCGTCATGATGGTGAGGGTTTCAAGCCGCGTCGCCGCGAGGATGGCGAGGGTTATGCGCCGCGTCGCGATGGTGATGGTGAAGGTCGCGGCGGCTACCGCAAGTCGTACGGCAAGGGCGGCGACTTCCACAAAGGTGGTCGTTCCGGCTACCGCGGCAATGGTCCGCGTCGTGACGGCGAAGGCTTCCGCCCGCGTCGCGACCATGATGGTGAGGGTTTCAAGCCGCGTCGCCGCGAGGATGGCGAGGGTTACGCGCCGCGTCGCGATGGTGATGGTGAAGGTCGCGGCGGCTACCGCAAGTCCTACGGCAAGTCCGGAGGCTTCCACAAGGGCGGCTACCGCGGCAATGGTCCGCGCCGCGACGACGACGGTTTCAAGCCGCGCCGCGAGGGTGGCTACCGTTCCCACGAAGGCGAGAACGGCGAGAACCCGCGCTACCAGCACCGCGACAATGATCGCCGTGATTTCCGTCGCGATGGCGATCGTCGTGACTTCCATAGGGATGGAGACCGTCGTGATTTCCATCGTGACGATCGCCGCAATGATCGTCGTGACTTCCATAGGGATGGCGATCGCCGCAACTTCCGTCGCGATGACCGTCGTGACAATGACCGCCGTGACGGCTACCGCGAGTTCTCTCAGGAGGAGAAGCGCCAGTACCGTGAGGAGAAGCGCTCTGAATACATGAACCGTCCGCGCCGCAATTCCGACGGCACGATGAGCTTCCCCTCGCAGAACCCGTACACCGATCGTCGCCCTGACGAGCCGAAGATGCCCAAGGGTATGGAATGGTCGATGCTGTCCTCGGATGAGAGGGAGCGTCTGCGCGGCCTGTCCAAGGAGCACGCGGAGAACATCGGTCTGCATATTCTCGCCGCCTTTGCGCAGGAGGAGGACGATCCTCAGAATGCTCTCGAGCATGCCAAGTGGGTGGCTCGTCAGGCTTCCCGAATTGACTTCGCCCGTGAAACGTTGGCATTCATCGCCTACCGTCAAGGCGACTACAAGCTCGCCTTGCGCGAATTCCGCACCGCTTACCGCATGAACGGATTCCAGGACTACCTGCCGTTCATCGCCGACTGCGAGCGTGGTCTTGGCAACCCGAAGAAGGCCGTGGAACTGGCACTGTCCGACGAGGGCAAGGCACTGCATGGCTCTCCGAAGGTCGAGATGTTCCTGGTGTACGCTGGCGCTCTCGGCGATTTGGAAATGTGGGATAAGGCCATTGATGTGGTTCACGCCGTCGGACGTTCGCAGGGTCTGCCGGGGGAGTACCGCATGCGTGCGGTACAAGCCGAACAGTATTTCCTCGAGGAAGCCGGCCGCAACAAGGAAGCCGAGCAGCTTAACGATTTGCTTGACCGCCTTGAAGACCAGTACGCCGACGAAGACATCGACGAGGATAGCGATGACGTGGTCGTTGACCATGATCTTGAGGACATCACCGACGACTCCGAAGTGATGGAAACCCTCGGTATCGACCCGTCCGAAGCACAGTATGCTCCGGAGCTTGAGCCTGAAGAGTCTGAGGAGCCTGAGGAATCAGAAGACGCCGAGGAACCGGAAGATGATGAAGCTGCGGAGGAATCCGACGTAGCTGAATCTGATGCCACTGAGGAGTCCGAGGAGAGCGACGAACCGGCCGAATCCGAAGAGTCGGCTGATGATGCTCCCGCCGAAGCCGAATCTGAAGAAACCGAGGAGTGA
- a CDS encoding HAD-IIA family hydrolase, with product MTRFLKGADRPLAEAYQLALLDLDGVVYRGKNPVDYAADSIRAAEQAGMTIEYTTNNSSRFQHVVADQLKGFGLDVEPWQVITSSVVAARMVAKALPVGARVQVLGADHLRDEVTRNGLTIVNGPEDHPQAVIQGWYPEMTWQMMAEVSYAVEAGATYFVTNRDLTIPREMGIAPGCGSMIRAVITATGVEPVASAGKPEAYMYDEARELNAAEGHDLVPKESSIAIGDRLDTDIEAGNRGGYDSLAVLTGVTNPTELMLAPEHLRPTFIARDLRELGEIQSEPVRCEDGTWECRKASAWFENGRVQVSDPTSMDGLRAAVCAAWEAADKGAQMDESMVPNFTLGEQ from the coding sequence ATGACCCGTTTTCTCAAAGGCGCCGATCGTCCGCTTGCCGAGGCCTATCAGCTTGCGCTGCTGGACCTCGACGGTGTGGTGTACCGCGGCAAGAACCCGGTCGACTATGCGGCTGATTCCATCCGCGCTGCCGAACAGGCCGGCATGACTATCGAGTACACCACCAACAATTCCTCACGATTCCAGCATGTGGTGGCCGATCAGCTCAAGGGTTTTGGCCTGGATGTGGAACCGTGGCAGGTCATCACCTCCTCGGTGGTGGCGGCCCGTATGGTAGCCAAAGCGTTGCCGGTCGGTGCGCGCGTGCAGGTATTGGGTGCCGATCATCTTCGTGATGAGGTCACGCGAAACGGTTTGACCATCGTGAATGGCCCGGAAGACCATCCGCAGGCGGTTATTCAGGGATGGTATCCCGAGATGACGTGGCAGATGATGGCTGAAGTCTCCTATGCGGTCGAAGCCGGAGCCACATATTTCGTGACTAACCGCGATCTGACCATTCCGCGTGAAATGGGCATAGCGCCCGGCTGCGGCTCGATGATTCGAGCCGTGATCACCGCCACTGGCGTCGAACCAGTGGCCTCCGCAGGTAAGCCGGAAGCCTATATGTACGATGAAGCGCGTGAACTCAACGCCGCCGAAGGTCATGACTTGGTGCCCAAAGAGTCGTCCATCGCCATCGGCGATCGTCTCGACACGGATATCGAGGCAGGCAACCGTGGCGGCTATGATTCGCTGGCTGTGTTGACCGGCGTGACCAACCCGACCGAGCTTATGCTGGCTCCCGAACACTTGCGCCCCACGTTCATCGCCCGTGATCTGCGCGAGCTTGGCGAGATTCAGAGCGAACCGGTGCGTTGCGAGGACGGTACTTGGGAGTGCCGCAAGGCCAGCGCATGGTTTGAAAACGGACGGGTTCAGGTCAGTGATCCCACGAGTATGGATGGTCTTCGTGCTGCGGTATGTGCCGCTTGGGAAGCCGCCGACAAAGGCGCGCAGATGGATGAATCCATGGTGCCGAACTTTACCCTTGGAGAGCAGTGA
- a CDS encoding TlyA family RNA methyltransferase, producing MSEHPIDPAMPLDRLDMMLVASDLVESRSKAQRLIKAGHVRVDGETITKPSFMVKAGHCELAVDKGDDYVSRGAYKLLGAFKAFADDGLTGPQSLECLDIGASTGGFTDVLLRGGAARVVALDVGHGQLDPRIAGDNRVIEMSGVNIREVTADDLPYRPAMIVSDVSFISLTYVIPVIARIAAPGAQVVLLVKPQFEVGRQGLGKHGIVDDPALREQTLADVVACARQHGLHVVNTADSPIEGMHGNAEYLLYAVFK from the coding sequence ATGTCAGAACATCCGATTGATCCCGCAATGCCGCTTGACCGTCTTGACATGATGCTTGTGGCCTCCGATCTCGTTGAGTCCCGATCCAAGGCGCAGCGCCTTATTAAGGCCGGACATGTGCGTGTTGACGGAGAGACCATCACCAAGCCGTCATTCATGGTCAAAGCCGGTCATTGTGAGCTTGCCGTGGATAAGGGTGATGATTATGTCTCTCGTGGAGCTTACAAGCTGCTTGGCGCGTTCAAGGCCTTTGCCGACGATGGGCTGACCGGGCCGCAAAGTCTGGAATGTTTGGATATCGGTGCATCCACCGGTGGATTTACCGATGTGCTACTGCGCGGGGGAGCGGCCAGAGTCGTGGCCCTCGATGTGGGGCATGGGCAGCTTGACCCGCGTATTGCAGGAGATAACCGCGTCATCGAAATGAGCGGCGTCAATATCCGTGAAGTCACGGCCGATGATTTGCCATATCGCCCGGCGATGATCGTGTCCGATGTCTCGTTCATTTCACTGACCTATGTGATTCCGGTGATTGCGCGCATCGCCGCTCCCGGCGCTCAGGTGGTGCTGCTGGTCAAGCCGCAGTTTGAAGTCGGTCGGCAAGGACTCGGCAAGCATGGTATTGTGGACGATCCGGCATTGCGCGAGCAGACCCTTGCCGATGTCGTCGCCTGTGCGCGGCAGCACGGGCTGCACGTCGTCAATACGGCCGACAGTCCCATTGAAGGCATGCACGGTAATGCGGAATATCTGCTTTATGCGGTTTTCAAATGA
- a CDS encoding NAD kinase yields MAKRNAVVVTHTRLRQSGTVVSEAVSQLRSAGFEVTIIDNTEAPDFGVSPACVTDDTEIVVVLGGDGTILRAAELVHCTQVPILGVNMGHVGFLAEFESFQIDEAIRRVAEHDYSIDERMIAHVDVWLPGATKPIEDWALNDITLERADRGKMVELSIRVDDVEMNSFGADGVIVSTPTGSTAYAFSAGGPVIWPNVKALQLIPLAAHALFARPLIIGSGSTFTIDILDDSMSEGWICCDGRRQRALPQGTRVMVRESRDTLRLARLSGVPFTNRLVSKFDLPVVGWREHARNEASGQPLHHGHTFPTAADAVSDRTDEHNGKAEG; encoded by the coding sequence ATGGCCAAGCGCAATGCGGTTGTGGTGACGCATACCAGGCTCAGGCAGTCCGGCACAGTGGTGTCCGAGGCGGTGAGCCAGCTGCGCAGCGCCGGCTTTGAAGTCACGATTATCGATAACACCGAAGCTCCGGATTTCGGCGTAAGTCCCGCATGCGTGACGGACGACACGGAAATCGTCGTGGTGCTGGGCGGCGACGGCACGATTCTTCGCGCGGCCGAGCTCGTGCATTGCACCCAGGTGCCGATTCTCGGCGTGAACATGGGGCATGTCGGCTTCCTGGCCGAATTCGAGAGCTTCCAGATCGACGAGGCGATTCGGCGCGTGGCCGAACATGACTATTCCATTGACGAGCGCATGATCGCCCATGTCGATGTCTGGCTACCCGGTGCCACCAAACCCATCGAGGATTGGGCGCTGAACGACATCACTTTGGAACGCGCCGACCGTGGCAAGATGGTGGAGCTCTCCATTCGCGTGGACGATGTGGAAATGAACTCCTTCGGCGCCGATGGCGTCATCGTCTCCACGCCCACCGGTTCCACGGCCTATGCCTTTTCCGCCGGCGGTCCTGTGATTTGGCCGAACGTCAAGGCTTTGCAGCTGATTCCGTTGGCCGCGCATGCGTTGTTCGCCAGGCCGCTGATCATCGGCTCCGGTTCGACCTTCACCATCGATATTCTGGACGATTCCATGTCCGAAGGCTGGATCTGCTGCGATGGCCGCCGCCAGCGCGCCCTGCCGCAGGGTACGCGCGTCATGGTGCGCGAATCGCGCGATACGTTGCGCCTCGCCCGACTCTCCGGTGTGCCGTTCACCAACCGTCTGGTCTCCAAGTTCGATCTGCCGGTGGTTGGTTGGCGTGAGCATGCACGAAATGAGGCCTCGGGCCAGCCACTGCATCACGGACACACGTTCCCGACTGCCGCTGATGCCGTGTCTGATAGGACAGACGAGCATAACGGCAAGGCGGAGGGCTGA
- the recN gene encoding DNA repair protein RecN, whose product MLEELDIRNLGPIREASIAPARGMTAITGETGAGKSMLLSAIRLVSGDTAESSRVAAGADEAWAQAIFALDDDALAVDSGNHGQDDSSRDADDGDAAALIGVAAAVARARDAGVEPEDGELFLSRTVPASGRSRAVLGGKSVPRSVLGSIAGELVTIHGQADQLKIASAARQREFLDRVAGDEAELDAYRQAWNELTAMDERLGRLRSQESSARQQADYLRESIDRINRTNPQLGEDEELKSRRERIENAADIAQGVGAALGALDASQVDADAGGASAVDLINHAVTSLRAIRVGGEFAEQADRLESINADLGDVVFSLTQELGDEGSVEDLDQINGRIHELNELTRRWGPTLADVIAWRDKATFDLEDLDASPEKVAELEAERQSLYSAALAAADTLSAARTKAAASLGARVADELSSLAMSGASLEVRVTPRELSDGHDNDREAAAGDSAGDTGPLEPYGRDDIAFLFTPFEGSAQLPMGKSASGGELSRLMLALELVAADVRGGSDQTFIFDEVDAGVGGKAAVELGKRLARLARNAQVIVVTHLAQVASWADAQFVVSKESQGAGDETAGVATTVCEVRDDQRVHEIARMLSGSESEASLDHARELLKDSTL is encoded by the coding sequence ATGCTCGAAGAACTCGATATTCGTAACCTAGGGCCGATTCGAGAAGCCTCCATCGCGCCCGCCCGTGGCATGACGGCCATCACCGGCGAAACCGGTGCGGGCAAATCCATGCTGCTGTCCGCCATTCGTCTGGTGTCCGGCGATACGGCCGAATCCTCGCGGGTCGCCGCAGGAGCAGACGAGGCATGGGCGCAGGCGATTTTTGCGCTGGACGATGATGCTCTAGCCGTAGACTCCGGGAACCATGGTCAGGACGATTCTTCACGTGATGCCGATGACGGCGATGCTGCGGCCCTCATTGGGGTCGCGGCGGCTGTTGCCCGAGCTCGCGATGCGGGCGTCGAACCCGAAGACGGTGAGCTGTTCCTCTCTCGCACTGTGCCGGCTTCCGGCCGATCTCGTGCCGTACTTGGCGGCAAATCCGTGCCGCGATCTGTGCTCGGTTCCATTGCCGGAGAATTGGTGACCATTCACGGGCAGGCCGATCAGCTGAAAATTGCCTCCGCCGCACGTCAACGAGAATTCCTTGATCGTGTGGCCGGCGACGAGGCTGAGCTTGATGCTTACCGGCAGGCATGGAATGAGCTGACCGCCATGGATGAGCGGTTGGGGCGACTGCGCTCGCAGGAGTCCTCCGCTCGTCAGCAGGCGGACTATTTGCGTGAATCCATCGACCGTATCAACCGTACCAATCCGCAGCTGGGGGAGGACGAAGAACTGAAGTCGCGTCGCGAGCGTATCGAGAACGCGGCCGATATCGCCCAAGGAGTGGGCGCGGCGTTGGGCGCGTTGGATGCCTCACAGGTGGATGCCGATGCGGGTGGTGCGTCGGCCGTAGATCTCATTAACCATGCGGTGACTTCGTTGCGTGCGATTCGCGTCGGCGGCGAGTTCGCCGAGCAGGCAGATCGATTGGAATCCATCAATGCCGATTTGGGTGACGTAGTGTTCTCGCTCACTCAAGAATTGGGCGATGAGGGCAGTGTCGAAGACCTTGACCAGATCAACGGGCGGATTCACGAGCTGAACGAACTCACTCGCCGTTGGGGGCCGACCTTGGCGGATGTGATTGCGTGGCGTGACAAGGCCACGTTCGACTTGGAGGACCTGGACGCCTCGCCGGAGAAAGTAGCCGAACTGGAGGCCGAACGACAGTCGCTGTACAGTGCGGCTTTGGCTGCTGCCGATACGTTGAGCGCCGCCCGTACCAAGGCCGCCGCATCGTTGGGTGCTCGTGTGGCCGATGAGTTGAGCTCACTGGCTATGTCTGGTGCGTCCCTTGAGGTTCGTGTCACCCCTCGAGAATTAAGTGACGGCCATGACAACGACCGTGAAGCGGCGGCTGGTGATTCAGCGGGGGACACTGGGCCTCTCGAGCCGTACGGTCGCGACGATATCGCTTTCCTGTTCACCCCGTTTGAGGGTTCTGCGCAGTTGCCGATGGGCAAAAGCGCTTCGGGCGGCGAGCTCAGCCGATTGATGCTGGCTCTGGAACTTGTGGCGGCGGACGTCCGTGGCGGCAGCGACCAGACCTTCATCTTTGATGAGGTCGATGCTGGCGTGGGAGGCAAAGCCGCGGTCGAATTGGGCAAAAGGCTCGCGCGATTGGCTCGCAACGCACAGGTCATTGTGGTCACCCATCTGGCACAGGTGGCTTCTTGGGCGGACGCCCAGTTCGTGGTGTCCAAGGAATCGCAAGGCGCGGGGGACGAGACGGCTGGCGTTGCAACCACCGTCTGCGAAGTGCGCGACGACCAACGCGTCCATGAAATCGCCCGCATGCTCTCCGGCAGCGAATCCGAAGCGTCCCTGGACCATGCCCGCGAACTGCTGAAGGACTCCACACTATGA
- a CDS encoding HAD family hydrolase — protein sequence MTKVAIFDLDGTLLDSMGVWDQVDIDFLGKRGIEVPPDYMIKVSSMQFQQIAEYTIARFGLKDTPEELMQEWDDMARVAYSTTVEAKPGALDYLRDLKSAGVKMGVATSLPPQLREPALRHVGMLDMFDDIVSVDDANDVGKDQPDVYLLAAERLGAKPADCTVFEDLLVGIKSAKSVGMKVWAMHDDSSDADWPEICDIADGVLFDFHDAPRPL from the coding sequence ATGACCAAAGTAGCCATATTCGACCTCGACGGAACCCTGCTCGACTCCATGGGCGTCTGGGACCAGGTAGACATCGACTTTCTCGGCAAGAGGGGCATTGAGGTGCCGCCGGATTACATGATCAAGGTCTCCTCCATGCAGTTCCAGCAGATCGCGGAATACACCATTGCGCGTTTCGGACTCAAGGACACGCCTGAGGAGCTGATGCAGGAATGGGACGATATGGCCCGCGTGGCCTATTCCACCACAGTGGAGGCCAAGCCCGGCGCGCTCGACTATCTGCGTGATCTCAAGAGTGCCGGGGTGAAGATGGGCGTTGCCACATCGTTGCCACCGCAGCTGCGAGAGCCGGCGTTGCGACATGTCGGCATGCTCGACATGTTCGATGACATCGTCTCCGTCGATGACGCCAATGATGTCGGCAAGGACCAGCCTGACGTATATCTGCTCGCCGCCGAGCGGCTGGGCGCCAAGCCCGCTGATTGCACGGTGTTTGAAGACCTGCTGGTCGGTATCAAATCAGCCAAGTCGGTCGGTATGAAAGTATGGGCTATGCACGACGATTCGTCTGATGCCGACTGGCCCGAAATCTGCGATATCGCGGACGGCGTCCTCTTCGATTTTCACGACGCCCCACGTCCGTTGTAA
- a CDS encoding GNAT family N-acetyltransferase, whose product MSKHGPCLQWPRKGVPIPNNAVTLRHTEPNDYPELEIWWNDHAIADDCRHTMEKVPDKTIDQMFHTWSDEDDDRRFGRTTFGPDGHPVGHIIAKDCTAPDHNATMTILIGPYYQNHGYGSLAMKLGIKLAAEQLGAKTITLKAWSFNLRARHMYESLGFKETGRAEHAVERDGHWFDEMVYEAPVSMLLERIAAEESARAEGEKLEEQRFEAERQSGRTTRR is encoded by the coding sequence GTGTCGAAACATGGGCCGTGCCTACAATGGCCTCGGAAAGGGGTACCTATACCGAACAACGCCGTTACGCTACGCCATACTGAACCGAACGATTATCCGGAGCTTGAGATCTGGTGGAACGATCACGCCATCGCCGACGATTGCCGTCATACGATGGAGAAAGTGCCGGACAAGACCATCGACCAGATGTTCCATACGTGGAGCGACGAGGATGACGACCGGCGCTTCGGCCGCACAACCTTCGGCCCGGACGGGCATCCTGTGGGCCATATCATCGCCAAGGACTGCACCGCGCCCGACCACAACGCCACGATGACTATTCTCATCGGCCCGTACTATCAGAACCACGGGTACGGCAGCTTGGCGATGAAGCTCGGCATCAAGCTGGCCGCCGAGCAGCTTGGCGCGAAGACCATCACGCTGAAGGCGTGGTCGTTCAACCTGCGGGCACGTCATATGTATGAGTCATTGGGATTCAAAGAGACAGGTCGCGCGGAGCACGCGGTGGAGCGTGACGGTCATTGGTTCGATGAGATGGTGTACGAAGCGCCGGTCAGCATGCTGCTGGAGCGTATCGCCGCTGAGGAGTCCGCGCGTGCGGAGGGTGAGAAGCTGGAAGAGCAACGGTTTGAGGCCGAAAGGCAGTCTGGCAGGACTACTCGACGGTAG
- a CDS encoding GntR family transcriptional regulator, with the protein MKLIISSVSGEPIYEQIKTQIRSAVLSGELKAGEALPSLRKLAKELRISVLTVTRAYNELADEGVVQNIQGKGTFVMDKGNELMQRQLETQIRESLAEASRGAKAAGIPLNALDRMLEEEYRKE; encoded by the coding sequence GTGAAACTGATCATCTCATCCGTGTCCGGTGAACCCATCTACGAGCAAATCAAAACCCAAATCCGTTCGGCGGTGCTCAGCGGCGAGTTGAAGGCGGGCGAGGCCCTGCCTTCCTTGAGGAAACTCGCCAAGGAGCTGCGCATCTCCGTACTCACCGTCACCAGGGCGTACAACGAACTGGCCGATGAGGGCGTGGTACAGAACATTCAAGGCAAAGGCACTTTCGTGATGGACAAGGGCAACGAACTGATGCAACGTCAGCTCGAAACCCAGATTCGTGAAAGCCTGGCCGAGGCAAGCCGGGGCGCCAAAGCCGCCGGCATTCCGCTGAACGCATTGGACCGCATGCTCGAAGAGGAATACCGCAAGGAATAA